The genomic window gaagaagagctcTATTGTTCTGGACGCCTTGGACGAGTCGACGACAAGAGATGAACTTCTCCTGTGGATGAAGGACGTCGTGTCCAGGCCAGACTTGGGCGATGTCCAGCTGATTTGTATCAGTCGGCCTGAACCCGAGTTCATGCGCGACATTCCCTCATTGATAGGCGAGGAAAACTGCTTAGCGCTCGACAAGAAGTCCGTCAACGCCGATATCCGGTCGTACGTCGCAGCACAGCTTTCACAACGACCTGATTTTCGGGACAAGCGCTTGTCCGAGGATCTCCTCGAGGGGATCCAGAGGAAGGTTGGCGACGGGGCCGACGGGATGTGAGATATTACTGCTTCAATCGATATGCTGATGTTTTGCTGACGCTCTGCTTAGGTTCAGGTGGGCGTTCTGTCAATTGGGCAGCCTGGCTCGATGTCCTCACAAGGCGGCTATTAAGGAAGCTCTCGCATCTTTGCCGCGGAACCTGGAAGAGACATACCGACGCATGATTCAACGCATACCGACGGAGCTCAAAACCGATGCGATGCGGCTCCTGCAGTTTCTAGTGCACTCGAAGCGACCTCTTACGCTGGCCGAGGCTAAGGAAGTAATAGCAACACGGATTGAACACGAGCCACGAGGCTTTGACGCGAAGCGTCGACTGTTTTGCGAGACCGACGTTTTAAGCTACTGTCCCAGCTTAGTGACAGTCGTTCACGCCACTGATAAAGAGCTACATCTTGCCCACTTTTCCGTCAAAGAATACCTACTCGGAGAGGACCAGTTCAACAGTACGACTGCCAGCATTTCCATCACGACGACGTGCTTGACTTACCTTACGGACATTAAAGGTAGCCACGACGAAATCAAACGGGATTTTCCGATGGCAAGATATGCGGCAGAAGTCTGGACAGGCCATGCTGCGTTGGCTCAGGCTTCGGAAGAAATACTTCAAGCGACAGTCAGGTTCCTAGAGACGGAAGCAACGTTCCAACGATGGGCTCAATTATATCAGGCTGATAGGGATTGGGATCATGACCCAGGTCCTGCACGAGGTTCCAGGCTCTACTACGCTTGCTTCGATGGGCTCGTAGCGCCTGTAAGAGATCTTATCGGTAAGGGGGCGGACATTAACGCGAAGGGCGGCAAATACGGcaacgctctccaggccgccttggagacaggccatctcgagattgccaagctgctcTTGGATAGGGGAGCGGACGTCAGCGCGGAGGGCGGCTACTACGGcaacgctctccaggccgcctcgtTTAGAGGCCAtctcgagattgtcaagctgctcctggacaagggagcggacgtcaacgcgcaGGGCGACTACTACGGcaacgctctccaggccgcctcgtTGGGAGGCGATCTTGAgattgccaagctgctcttggacaatggagcggacgtcaacgcgcaGGGCGACTACTACGGcaacgctctccaggccgcctcgtTGGGAGGCGATCTTGAgattgccaagctgctcttggacaatggagcggacgtcaacgcgcagggcggccagtTCAGcaacgctctccaggccgcctcggagacaggccatctcgagattgccaagctgctcctggacaagggagcggacgtcaatgcgcagggcggccactacggcaacgctctccaggccgcctcgcagaaaggccatctcgagattgtcaagcTGCTCCTGGACGAGGgagcggacgtcaacgcgcagggcggccactacggcaacgctctccaggccgcctcgcAGAAAGGCCATCGCGAGATTATTAAACTactcttggacaagggagcggacgtcaatgcgcagggcggccactacggcaacgctctccaggccACCTCGTTGGaaggccatctcgagattgtcaagcTGCTCCTGGACAAGGGAGCGGACGTTAATGCGCAGGGCGGTGCATACGGcaacgctctccaggccgcctcaTTATGCGGCCATCTCGAGATTTTTAagctgctcttggacaagggagcggacgtcaacgcgcagggcggctattacggcaacgctctccaggccgcctcaTTATGCGGCCATCTCGAGATTTTTAagctgctcttggacaagggagcggacgtcaacgcgcagggcggctattacggcaacgctctccaggccgcctcaTTATGCGGCCATCTCAAGATTTTCAagctgctcttggacaagggagcggacgtcaacgcgcagggcggccagtTCAGcaacgctctccaggccgccttGGAGGAGGGCCATCTCGAGATTGTCAAACTGCTCCAAGGAAGGGGCGCTGTTACATCGTATTCCAAGCTGTCCGTCTCTAGAACTCCAAGCAACCTTGCGAAAAAAACTTCGTCTCATGGACCATGAACCTTCTGATCAAACTCAATAATTCGTTAAGTAGCCTCCATCATGGTGCCTACCTATTGCCTAGCTTCAGGCCTCATCACTCTTATGACTTAGCACACAAGCTGGTTATGGCTGACAAGATGTGCACAAGTGTGTGATGACTATGCGGGACGATCCGAACACATACGCCATCCTGTGATCCTCACAGGCTCGAGGGGCCACTTCACAGATCCGGTTGCACGCGGAGGGTGGGATGGACGGCAGGACgccgctggcgctggccgcAGGGAACGGGcacgaggccgtggccaagctgctgcaACCCAATCTTTACTCATGGTTCAGCAGGAACCGCAAATCCTGTAAGTTGTAATATCTTTGCCAGAAGTTGGTCGAAGGTGTCTAGGTTCTTTTACAAATATGATGTGGTGTCACGTGCTGCATATCCTGATGTAGCAAGTCATCGCGGAATTTTTGTGTGGACGGAAGTTGATTTTCCTCTTGATGTTGCGTCGGCTTGGAGCAACGTCCCCTTTGTATGTTAAGTATCAACGCGTGCTCCGCCTCCAGGAAGTCTCTCATTGTTCACCCGGTGCTCGGTACATTGTCTCGCATCCTTTATTCTGCTTTGATACGAGTGGACTGCTCCACATCTAAACGAGAAGGTCACATATTTCAGAAGAGACAGactatttatatttatttacaAAAGACTACAGTGAGCGTATATTACTCCCTCTACCTAACCAAAGTATGGTTTCAAATATGAGCACCATATATGTCATTTGATTGAATCCTCCGCATGAGTTGCGGGCTTAGAAGCTCGCTTCGTACCCAAGTATCCTCTTTGGACGGACGACCATGCCAATGCAAAAGGCGTTGAAGTTTCCCAGCTCTCAATCGGGCTCCCAAAACATCCACGCCCGCGTCAAAACCTTGCCAACTCGCCTCAAACCTATTGAGCAATCCTTTATCTATGATGTGTCCTCTCGGCTCCCACGTCGTGGTGGCATCAGACCATTTCACCAGGAAAGTGTGTCGCCTCCACCGAGCAAGCAGGCAATCCATTCGGTAAATGTCGGGACAGACACTTGGGTAGGCAGCTTGGATGGACTGCTGCGCTATATTTTCCGCATGTTGTTGGTTGGATTGCTCCTTTCTGGCTCTAAGTCTCCGGTCTTCGACTTTGTTTGgtgcttggccgtctttcgGGATTGGATCGTTCTGGGCAGCTAGTGTATTCCACAAAGTATCACTAGTAAACTGTAGTTGGAACATAACAGTGCCATTCTGTTTAGTGCATTTTAGGACCGGATTGCCAAGTGGCCATGCCTCGTACCCCGCAACACCGGAATGGGCAGGCCTTTTTGCATTTGCAACAGACgcgttgctgctgcttttTGTCGTATTCTTCCTCAAGAAGTGTGCTTTTCGATTTCGCCTTGGACCCGAGCCTTGCTGTGAACCAAGCTTCTTAGGCTGAGGGCATATAAGCTTGCGAAGTTTGCGCTGTGGCACAAGCTTTTCGTTAGACCCGCCGTCCTTTTGTTCCGCGGTGAGTTGTCGTTTGACCGGGAGACGGCGAAGGTTGTAAGCTTTTCTGAAGCCACGACGACTAGACGACCGCTTTTCCATTTCTTCGGGCTGGCTCACTGTGTGGTTGGCACTGATGCTTGTCTGGCACTCCTCATCCCATCCTTGACCAGTTGGCGAAGAGCTAAGGCGAGAATCCATGGGCAGAGTATTATCTGCCGTTTGGTGTTTCTGAACACCCTCCATCAAACCTCCTCGACGCGAGACTGGGCGGCTGCATCCCGACGGTGTTGTTTGGGCCGAGGCGGGTCGAGCCACACTATGCAATTCGTCGTCGCTTCGCGAAACCATGCCACTAATGCGGCCGTGGTCAACATTGACGTTATGAATCTGGCTGCACTGGTTTGACGACACGACAATGCAATTCTGCGATTGAGAATGCTGGACGGGGATGGTCGTGGATGCAAGACAGGGTTGAAAAGGAGGTTCTACATTCTCCTCTTGCAGTGCTTCATCCCTTGGAGGCAACACAGGTGCGGATTGCGCTGACCGACGCTCGGAGGCCACCGAGACGACACCAGGTGTTGGTATAGATGTAGGCAAAACCGAGTTTACGCCGTCATTATGTTGTTGTATTGCCGGAGACACCAACTCATTAGAGTCAGCGGCGATCCCCGGGCCATCGAGAGCTCTTGAGACGAAAATCACACCTCTCGGAGAGTTTAAGGCTGATGAATCAGAACtttctccctccccccctaAGCAAAGATCCTGGGTTGAGCTCCCTAGGCTCGAGATTGCCATTGCACCTTGAAGTTGGGTTTGCAATTGCTCACTGACGTCTTTTGTTGGACCGTGTCCGACGTTAACCATGGACGCCACAATCGCAGAGATAGAAGGAAGCGAGTCGTCAAGATGCTGGTCGTGTGTAAAGTGTACACGCGGGACATC from Metarhizium brunneum chromosome 2, complete sequence includes these protein-coding regions:
- the ANKHD1_2 gene encoding Ankyrin repeat and KH domain-containing protein 1; the encoded protein is MASHNALDSPDSYAVAWIAALPIERAAAEAMLDEEHAAPTGFTRHQTDPNVYTWGRVGEHNIVIASLAAGVYGTTSAATTASSLLASLPSIRVGLLVGIGGGIARPDEDRDIRLGDIVVSEPDGIMGGVCQYDLIKAKSGDKRQRKGFLGRPPTVLLNALASIQAGHERKDAKVPFYLQEMLEKNPKMGKRSKQNPGYAHQGSDNDHLFKASCHHVPGPDCRGCDTAGEVRRDPRDTTDPEIHYGTIASGNTLVKDAATRDRIVADVGEDCICFEMEAAGLMNHFPCLVIRGICDYADSHKNDRWQRYASATAAAYAKELLTYVPAAEVQETKRALEVLQLVQQQIDGVQQTTVATKAATDSIRSDLRTDKVKRWLCPPDPSTNANQARKLRHEGTGAWLLKSPVFQEWHSGSRRHLWLNGLAGCGKTVLSATVLDHLTKGGDRLILGFFFDFSDTTKQTLDGMLRSLAFHLYQGGTGSAGLLDASFQAHQDGRDQPATKALEDIVCRMLAAQKKSSIVLDALDESTTRDELLLWMKDVVSRPDLGDVQLICISRPEPEFMRDIPSLIGEENCLALDKKSVNADIRSYVAAQLSQRPDFRDKRLSEDLLEGIQRKVGDGADGMFRWAFCQLGSLARCPHKAAIKEALASLPRNLEETYRRMIQRIPTELKTDAMRLLQFLVHSKRPLTLAEAKEVIATRIEHEPRGFDAKRRLFCETDVLSYCPSLVTVVHATDKELHLAHFSVKEYLLGEDQFNSTTASISITTTCLTYLTDIKGSHDEIKRDFPMARYAAEVWTGHAALAQASEEILQATVRFLETEATFQRWAQLYQADRDWDHDPGPARGSRLYYACFDGLVAPVRDLIGKGADINAKGGKYGNALQAALETGHLEIAKLLLDRGADVSAEGGYYGNALQAASFRGHLEIVKLLLDKGADVNAQGDYYGNALQAASLGGDLEIAKLLLDNGADVNAQGDYYGNALQAASLGGDLEIAKLLLDNGADVNAQGGQFSNALQAASETGHLEIAKLLLDKGADVNAQGGHYGNALQAASQKGHLEIVKLLLDEGADVNAQGGHYGNALQAASQKGHREIIKLLLDKGADVNAQGGHYGNALQATSLEGHLEIVKLLLDKGADVNAQGGAYGNALQAASLCGHLEIFKLLLDKGADVNAQGGYYGNALQAASLCGHLEIFKLLLDKGADVNAQGGYYGNALQAASLCGHLKIFKLLLDKGADVNAQGGQFSNALQAALEEGHLEIVKLLQGRGAVTSYSKLSVSRTPSNLAKKTSSHGP